The Paenibacillus sp. MBLB1832 genome has a window encoding:
- a CDS encoding carbohydrate ABC transporter permease, which produces MRTTSMSRKIFLVCNGLLMGAIALIAFMPLLNVFAQSLSSAKAIEGGHVFFWPVQFTMISYDYVIHNHTIWRAFAITIFLAVFGTAFNLLATSSLAYPLSRKEYKGATFILLLVLLTMIFQAPLIPNYLWLKQLGLLNTLWVLVLPGAISAFNFFVTRSFFQQIPPELIDSARIDGCGEQRILWNIVLPLSKPVLATMGLFYAVGHWNSYMAAIFYINNRALYPLQVKVQEIISNANIMTDASLLIDMNNITPDGIKMAVVVVSSLPIIIMYPFLQKYFVKGLMIGSIKS; this is translated from the coding sequence ATGAGAACTACAAGTATGTCTCGTAAAATTTTTCTGGTCTGCAATGGACTCTTAATGGGTGCGATTGCTCTGATTGCTTTTATGCCTCTGCTGAATGTGTTCGCGCAGTCATTGAGCAGCGCCAAGGCGATTGAAGGCGGCCATGTTTTCTTTTGGCCCGTGCAGTTTACCATGATCAGTTATGACTATGTAATCCATAACCACACCATTTGGCGTGCCTTCGCGATTACGATCTTTTTGGCTGTTTTTGGAACGGCCTTTAACTTGCTTGCGACGTCATCTTTAGCTTATCCTTTGTCTAGGAAAGAGTATAAAGGGGCTACATTCATCCTATTACTCGTTCTGCTCACGATGATTTTCCAAGCTCCGCTCATTCCTAACTACTTGTGGCTGAAGCAATTAGGATTGTTAAATACTCTCTGGGTCTTGGTGCTACCGGGCGCGATTTCGGCGTTTAACTTTTTTGTCACAAGATCATTTTTTCAACAAATTCCACCAGAATTAATTGATAGTGCGCGAATAGACGGTTGTGGAGAACAGCGAATACTTTGGAATATCGTACTGCCTTTATCTAAACCTGTACTGGCTACTATGGGCTTATTCTATGCCGTAGGACATTGGAATTCTTATATGGCAGCTATTTTCTATATTAACAACCGAGCCTTGTACCCCCTGCAGGTCAAGGTGCAGGAAATTATTTCAAATGCAAATATCATGACAGATGCCAGTCTGCTGATTGATATGAACAATATTACGCCAGATGGGATCAAGATGGCCGTCGTCGTTGTGTCATCTTTGCCGATCATTATCATGTATCCGTTTCTGCAGAAATATTTTGTTAAAGGTCTTATGATTGGTTCGATCAAATCTTAG
- a CDS encoding carbohydrate ABC transporter permease: MRTSVTSRWFQTGNGLMLALLAFTTVFPLLNVLAASLSSSRAISSGEVFLWPVEFTLAAYKTLINDGQLFVAMKNSVIILLMGTMLNMMATIAAAYPLSRKRLTARTPLLMMVTFTMLFSGGIIPNFILIKSLGLMNSYWALWIPGLISTYNMFVMKTFFEGLPVEMEESAAIDGANDLVILWQIILRVSMPIIASLALFYAVSWWNSYFNVLIYITQSDKLSLSVKLLQMIQTTSTNLLDGSSNSDMEVVTPEGIRASAIIISIAPILCVYPFLQKYFVKGVLIGSVKG; the protein is encoded by the coding sequence ATGAGAACTAGCGTTACTTCACGATGGTTTCAAACAGGCAACGGGTTGATGTTGGCACTGCTTGCTTTTACAACTGTATTTCCACTACTAAATGTACTCGCTGCTTCACTAAGCAGCTCAAGGGCTATTTCTTCCGGCGAGGTATTCTTATGGCCCGTTGAATTCACACTAGCCGCCTACAAGACATTAATCAATGATGGTCAATTATTTGTTGCCATGAAAAATAGTGTCATCATCCTGCTGATGGGGACAATGCTTAATATGATGGCGACGATCGCAGCTGCCTATCCGCTGTCACGTAAACGACTAACGGCAAGAACGCCGCTCCTTATGATGGTTACGTTTACGATGTTGTTTAGCGGGGGAATCATCCCCAATTTTATTCTGATCAAATCACTTGGTCTTATGAATTCCTATTGGGCGTTGTGGATACCAGGGCTGATCAGCACCTATAACATGTTCGTGATGAAAACGTTTTTTGAAGGGCTTCCGGTAGAAATGGAGGAATCCGCAGCCATCGACGGCGCGAACGACCTCGTTATCTTATGGCAGATTATCCTGCGAGTCTCCATGCCAATCATCGCTTCGCTCGCTTTATTTTATGCGGTAAGTTGGTGGAATTCGTATTTCAATGTTCTAATCTATATCACGCAAAGTGACAAGCTTTCTCTTTCGGTTAAACTGTTGCAAATGATTCAGACAACAAGCACAAATTTGCTCGACGGTTCATCCAATTCAGATATGGAAGTGGTTACTCCGGAAGGCATACGGGCTTCTGCCATTATCATTTCCATTGCTCCCATATTGTGCGTGTATCCATTCCTGCAAAAATATTTTGTCAAAGGCGTTCTGATTGGTTCAGTCAAAGGCTGA
- a CDS encoding ABC transporter permease, which yields MALTGTQSQTMTKANTKEVSILRYIWKMRTLYWMSVPGILYFLVFKYIPLGGSVIAFQDYNIFKGFWGSEWVGLDNYVKMVQYDEFLPILKNTLMIAGFDLLFAFPAPIIIALLLNEVRSMMYKRVLQTVVYMPHFLSWVIISGIALALLSQEHGLINHGLAALGLDRLFFLGEEQYVKGVIVGAGLWRDTGWGTIIYLAAITGINPDLYEAAEMDGANRWRQTTAITLPALLPTITILFLMQIGHFLDFGFERVFVFLNSLNQASGDTLDTYIYRVGLLQQQYSYTTAIGLFKSLVGLILLLLGNTLSKKATGEGLF from the coding sequence ATGGCTCTCACAGGAACACAGTCCCAAACGATGACGAAAGCGAATACGAAGGAAGTATCCATCTTGCGCTACATCTGGAAAATGAGAACCTTATATTGGATGTCGGTGCCAGGCATCTTGTATTTCTTAGTTTTCAAGTATATTCCCTTAGGAGGGTCCGTTATAGCCTTCCAGGATTACAACATTTTCAAAGGCTTCTGGGGCAGTGAATGGGTCGGATTAGATAATTATGTAAAAATGGTTCAGTACGATGAGTTTCTCCCAATTCTCAAGAATACCTTGATGATCGCCGGGTTTGATCTGCTCTTTGCCTTTCCGGCTCCGATTATCATCGCGTTGCTGCTCAATGAGGTTCGCAGCATGATGTATAAGCGAGTTCTCCAAACGGTCGTTTACATGCCACATTTCTTATCTTGGGTTATCATCAGCGGTATTGCACTTGCGCTGCTCAGTCAAGAACATGGACTTATTAATCATGGGCTGGCCGCTTTAGGACTTGATCGCCTATTTTTCCTTGGGGAAGAGCAGTATGTGAAAGGTGTCATCGTGGGCGCGGGTTTATGGCGTGATACGGGATGGGGAACGATTATTTATCTGGCGGCGATTACAGGGATTAATCCTGATTTATACGAGGCTGCTGAAATGGATGGGGCGAATCGTTGGCGGCAAACGACGGCGATTACACTCCCTGCACTTCTGCCTACCATCACAATCCTTTTTTTGATGCAAATTGGTCATTTTTTGGATTTCGGCTTCGAGCGAGTCTTTGTCTTCCTTAATTCCTTAAACCAAGCGAGCGGGGACACGCTGGATACGTATATTTATCGGGTAGGCTTGCTGCAGCAGCAATATAGCTATACGACAGCAATTGGCTTGTTCAAGTCCCTCGTAGGTCTTATTTTGCTGTTGCTTGGAAATACACTGAGTAAAAAAGCGACAGGTGAAGGGTTATTCTAG
- a CDS encoding helix-turn-helix domain-containing protein: MSTQSKRSISMKISFVFAAIFFLIISLTVILSYVSSKSRLEDEFSNTTIALLNQIRQKTEMVLQEIDKESIDISQWPELTANMEDQFTSEGERILNSLIISNKMQALIRANPNISSIYIYSAKTGRILTDKTNANVMLFPDHQWLHDYDAMQSYHQWLGPRTITEVDQGAGIQRNVISLVRAYPLLSGTRKGAIVLNMDEKTLYDLIKEADIHRLGKTYTINEQGSIISNQNKALVTVGIDGIENIASGQMNDDASVYRDHKERRSIFYVKSPYNGWRYLSVVPNLQSPSILLMRNVLIGVAVVMFIFATLIVLTVNRYTFGPLDRLLKAMSSRTGNGTSEDKNKLRPPFGELSRLEGMFNNFVVSHDQMERQVRESLPGMKWKLIQDILMANRIHYHKLQPQLQSLGIKLHAANYTVMVIELDQRHVLQNPRDLSLYTYAIENIAEEYMNAEHKGVCAELANGRVAGIMSYEVQDEVANQITTLQVADLIRNSVEEALKVTVTIGVGRHYNKMGDIHHSYKEAQEALAYKLIMGNNVVISNDDIEKPNEMELHRFYGLTNHVVAALEQADQAKLKQTISHLFEQLTQKNVKPDMIKQLTIHLVMGSLNTITSKGYDILQFLERPNYIYEDMHLCESIEQIQAYLEGLLSQLINKINEQRVGRVKNETMDMAMAYIEQNYMNSELSLNMLADVFNLSVPYMSRLFKSYTESNFMDILIRKRMDRSRELLEFTSKKINEIAEEVGYTNTHSFTRIFKKYTGQTPGEYREAAVLKKAMECS; encoded by the coding sequence ATGTCGACTCAATCCAAAAGAAGTATTTCAATGAAAATAAGTTTTGTGTTTGCTGCAATTTTCTTTCTCATCATATCACTTACGGTTATTCTTTCCTACGTTAGCAGTAAGAGCAGATTGGAGGATGAATTTTCAAATACTACGATTGCTTTACTTAACCAAATTCGTCAGAAGACGGAAATGGTTCTACAGGAAATTGATAAAGAGTCAATTGATATCTCCCAATGGCCGGAATTAACTGCCAACATGGAAGACCAATTTACAAGTGAAGGGGAAAGAATTCTCAATAGTCTGATAATTTCCAATAAAATGCAAGCGCTTATAAGGGCTAATCCCAATATTTCTTCGATTTACATTTATTCTGCAAAAACGGGACGTATTCTGACTGATAAAACAAATGCGAATGTCATGCTGTTCCCAGATCATCAGTGGTTACACGATTACGATGCCATGCAAAGCTATCACCAATGGCTAGGTCCCCGAACGATTACAGAAGTGGATCAAGGAGCTGGAATTCAGCGTAATGTTATAAGTCTGGTACGAGCTTATCCATTACTTTCTGGAACCCGCAAAGGGGCGATTGTGTTAAACATGGATGAGAAAACACTCTATGATTTGATTAAGGAAGCCGATATACATCGACTTGGGAAAACCTATACGATTAATGAGCAAGGTAGTATCATTTCCAATCAAAATAAAGCGCTTGTTACAGTTGGAATTGATGGCATCGAGAATATTGCTTCTGGTCAAATGAACGACGATGCCAGTGTATATCGGGATCATAAAGAAAGACGCAGCATATTTTATGTGAAATCTCCCTATAACGGTTGGCGTTATTTAAGTGTAGTGCCAAACTTACAATCCCCTTCAATATTACTGATGCGGAATGTGTTGATTGGCGTAGCCGTCGTTATGTTCATTTTTGCCACGTTGATTGTGCTAACTGTTAATCGCTACACATTCGGCCCTTTAGACCGACTTTTGAAAGCAATGTCGAGCAGAACAGGTAACGGTACAAGTGAGGATAAAAACAAGCTTCGTCCGCCTTTTGGAGAGTTATCGCGGCTCGAGGGAATGTTTAACAATTTCGTTGTAAGCCATGATCAAATGGAACGACAGGTACGGGAAAGCCTGCCAGGAATGAAATGGAAATTAATTCAAGACATCTTAATGGCTAATCGCATTCATTATCATAAGCTACAACCGCAACTTCAGTCCCTTGGCATTAAGCTGCATGCAGCGAATTACACAGTTATGGTGATTGAGCTCGATCAGCGACACGTTCTCCAGAATCCACGAGACCTTTCTTTATATACGTACGCAATTGAAAATATAGCCGAAGAGTATATGAATGCTGAGCATAAGGGTGTATGTGCTGAACTTGCGAACGGACGCGTTGCTGGGATTATGAGTTACGAGGTTCAGGATGAGGTTGCCAATCAGATTACAACGCTGCAAGTCGCCGATCTTATTCGTAACTCAGTCGAAGAAGCATTGAAAGTAACTGTAACCATTGGCGTAGGCCGCCATTACAATAAAATGGGAGATATTCATCATTCCTACAAAGAAGCACAGGAAGCTTTGGCCTACAAGCTAATTATGGGAAATAATGTGGTGATATCCAACGATGACATAGAAAAGCCGAATGAAATGGAGCTACATCGTTTTTATGGACTAACTAATCATGTCGTTGCAGCACTTGAGCAAGCCGATCAGGCGAAACTGAAACAAACCATTTCTCATCTATTTGAGCAACTGACACAGAAGAATGTGAAGCCCGATATGATTAAACAGTTAACCATTCACCTGGTTATGGGATCATTGAATACGATTACCTCAAAAGGCTATGATATTCTTCAATTTCTTGAGCGCCCTAATTATATATATGAAGATATGCATCTATGCGAAAGTATCGAACAAATTCAAGCTTACCTAGAAGGGTTACTTTCTCAATTAATTAATAAAATAAATGAGCAGCGAGTAGGCCGTGTTAAGAATGAAACGATGGATATGGCCATGGCCTACATTGAACAGAACTATATGAATAGCGAACTCTCCTTAAATATGCTAGCCGATGTATTTAATCTAAGCGTTCCCTATATGAGCCGATTATTTAAAAGTTATACGGAATCCAATTTCATGGATATTCTCATTCGAAAACGAATGGACCGATCGAGGGAGCTTTTGGAGTTTACGAGTAAGAAAATTAATGAGATCGCTGAGGAAGTCGGTTATACAAATACCCACAGCTTTACTCGAATATTTAAGAAATATACAGGTCAAACACCTGGCGAATACCGCGAAGCAGCTGTACTTAAAAAGGCGATGGAGTGCTCTTAA
- a CDS encoding sensor histidine kinase, producing the protein MRRLSLSFRLLLYFVIVIVVSLSVIGFFSYSTASRILDAQQEKQLSQIITSTAHQTELYMQSYERASNVLISQDEVKRFVDIQPTNSYEYVLYADLVKTNAIRTTFLHYPHMNSIYIIGANGRYVLDNNYVTGEFEIAEPGKLYEKLMSSIQDPTRLTILHTSIKPDKTGLVVTLVRPFRGYSTYDFNGLIAMEVNVNELSTLWEKVDIGDEGYFFIVDGDGNLIYHPDKSLMGKPLAQPVAEDIIAADEGSIRLGDSKDERLYVWRSSAYSGWKLVVSLPVNELRKPIMAIRSVIIPVGALTLIVGLWMAYQFSQSIHRPVQILKQGMRQTERGVWKHIPVGDRLDELGLLTKSYNLMVTRLSEMIEKVYHAELEQQKAELAFRTQQLERQRAEFQALQLQINPHFLYNTLETINCYAIIQDSDEIREIVGSMAYMLRYASQTNLKEITVVNELNHIRNYMIILKHRLDREFEIDVAIPPSLLLEKMVCFTLQPLIENVFEHGFRKKIAKHHFIRINAMLDEDDFIVTVEDNGLGMSMENLEELRVRLRANKLAFDQGPESFGEGGTGILNVHRRIQMVFGKSYGLVITSTEGEGTTITMKLPKENRDKYFI; encoded by the coding sequence ATGCGGCGATTGTCACTTTCCTTTCGACTCCTGCTTTATTTTGTCATTGTGATTGTCGTATCTCTCTCGGTCATCGGCTTCTTCTCTTATTCAACAGCGTCTCGTATACTTGATGCGCAGCAGGAGAAGCAGCTGAGTCAAATTATTACGAGCACGGCACATCAGACAGAGTTGTATATGCAATCCTATGAGCGGGCAAGTAATGTACTAATTTCACAGGATGAAGTCAAACGCTTTGTTGATATTCAACCGACGAATAGCTATGAGTACGTGCTTTATGCGGATTTAGTGAAAACGAATGCGATACGGACAACCTTTTTACACTATCCACATATGAATTCGATCTACATCATCGGGGCCAATGGACGGTATGTATTGGATAACAACTATGTAACTGGCGAATTCGAGATTGCGGAGCCAGGTAAATTGTATGAGAAACTCATGTCCAGCATCCAAGATCCCACGAGGTTAACGATACTGCATACGTCTATTAAGCCAGATAAGACAGGCTTAGTCGTCACGTTAGTTCGACCTTTTAGGGGGTATTCAACGTACGATTTCAACGGTTTGATTGCAATGGAAGTCAATGTCAATGAACTCTCTACACTTTGGGAAAAAGTGGATATTGGGGATGAGGGCTACTTCTTTATTGTCGATGGAGATGGTAACCTCATTTATCATCCTGATAAGAGTTTGATGGGCAAACCGCTGGCACAACCTGTTGCTGAAGATATTATAGCAGCGGATGAGGGCTCAATTCGGTTAGGTGATTCTAAGGATGAACGCCTATATGTGTGGCGAAGCTCTGCCTATTCGGGTTGGAAATTGGTTGTATCGCTGCCCGTAAATGAACTGCGTAAACCGATAATGGCAATTCGTTCCGTTATCATCCCTGTCGGTGCGCTTACTCTAATTGTTGGGTTATGGATGGCCTATCAATTCTCCCAATCGATTCATCGTCCAGTGCAAATTCTAAAGCAAGGCATGAGGCAGACCGAACGAGGAGTCTGGAAGCACATTCCAGTAGGGGATCGATTGGATGAATTAGGACTGTTGACAAAGAGCTATAACTTAATGGTCACTCGTTTATCCGAGATGATTGAAAAGGTATATCATGCGGAGCTCGAACAGCAGAAAGCTGAATTGGCTTTCCGTACGCAGCAGCTTGAACGGCAGCGGGCCGAATTCCAAGCGCTTCAGCTGCAGATCAATCCGCATTTTCTTTATAACACATTAGAAACGATCAATTGTTACGCAATCATTCAGGACTCTGATGAAATCCGTGAAATTGTGGGTAGCATGGCGTACATGCTGCGCTATGCCTCTCAGACAAATCTCAAAGAAATTACCGTAGTGAATGAACTGAACCATATTCGAAATTATATGATCATTTTAAAGCACCGATTGGATCGTGAATTTGAGATTGATGTTGCTATTCCACCGAGCTTATTACTGGAGAAAATGGTATGCTTTACACTACAACCATTGATCGAAAATGTATTTGAGCATGGATTTCGTAAGAAAATTGCCAAGCATCACTTCATTCGCATCAATGCGATGCTCGATGAGGATGATTTTATCGTAACAGTTGAGGACAATGGATTAGGAATGTCAATGGAGAACCTGGAAGAACTGAGAGTACGATTGCGTGCGAATAAGTTAGCCTTTGATCAAGGACCTGAATCTTTTGGCGAAGGCGGTACAGGAATACTGAATGTACATCGCCGTATTCAAATGGTTTTCGGGAAATCTTACGGTCTTGTGATTACAAGTACAGAAGGTGAAGGTACGACGATTACGATGAAGCTGCCGAAAGAGAATCGGGATAAATACTTCATATAG
- a CDS encoding type 2 periplasmic-binding domain-containing protein yields the protein MAKRKASILAIAATMAFGSLLAACSSSTTQPEGEKKAKETKSAEAKGPTAFSMVMEGRGKYLETITDVNNDKFVKKLAELTNTAPKIELILQKDYEQKLILKFSSGDIPDVVMSSGGGSSIYGKELAGAVQSNVFMPLDDLLKEYGQNLLKKIPAAAWDRVKYKGQIVAIPEFVSIPNTLSTYIRKDYLDKAGLQPPKTVDEYLTMFRAFKKNGVEQPFLALDKFNLSDQFFGAYDVLPNQFELQGDQVVPKFFKVDAMMKALQTYKTLLDEGLMSKEFPTNNGNNLAQNVYSAKTGMYMLGAKDKLNIEKKLKAAIPDGSIIQTLAPTGPDGKGGSALGQSINRTYLINKKVSKDKAIGIIKFFDWMLTDDADKFFTYGIEGDTYKTENGKVNYKIAETPDEINVEEFRQKDLWFVKDNTFTKSLILNPLGAPVIDFMKNTLTKEGRDSIIFDPQLDSLVKNPDLNGAFPPLLVGHMVKMIYSQEPISDWPKVIEEYKKKGGDLVIKEATDRYNKKEGVYLPRK from the coding sequence ATGGCTAAACGGAAGGCAAGTATTCTCGCTATAGCTGCAACAATGGCATTTGGTTCATTACTAGCCGCATGCTCATCAAGCACGACACAACCAGAAGGTGAAAAGAAAGCAAAGGAGACGAAATCTGCTGAAGCAAAAGGACCTACGGCCTTCTCCATGGTGATGGAAGGGCGCGGTAAATATCTGGAAACGATAACAGATGTCAACAACGACAAATTCGTTAAAAAATTGGCAGAGTTGACCAACACAGCACCTAAGATTGAGCTCATTCTGCAAAAAGATTATGAACAAAAATTGATTCTCAAATTCAGTTCTGGCGACATTCCAGATGTGGTCATGAGCAGCGGTGGAGGGTCTTCCATTTACGGGAAAGAACTCGCAGGGGCTGTTCAATCGAATGTGTTCATGCCGCTTGATGATCTGCTCAAGGAATATGGGCAAAATCTCCTAAAGAAGATTCCAGCTGCAGCTTGGGATCGTGTGAAGTATAAGGGTCAAATCGTCGCGATTCCTGAATTCGTTTCGATCCCGAATACACTCTCCACCTACATCCGGAAAGATTATTTGGACAAAGCGGGATTACAGCCGCCAAAAACGGTGGATGAATATCTAACTATGTTTAGAGCTTTCAAGAAAAATGGTGTGGAGCAGCCATTCCTCGCTTTGGATAAATTTAATTTGTCCGACCAATTCTTTGGCGCTTACGATGTACTTCCTAACCAATTTGAGTTGCAAGGCGATCAGGTTGTACCGAAGTTCTTCAAGGTTGATGCGATGATGAAAGCTCTTCAAACCTACAAAACATTGCTAGACGAAGGTTTGATGAGCAAAGAGTTTCCAACCAATAACGGCAATAACTTAGCGCAAAATGTATACAGTGCAAAGACAGGTATGTATATGCTTGGTGCAAAAGATAAGCTAAACATCGAGAAAAAACTGAAAGCCGCTATTCCAGATGGCAGTATCATTCAAACACTAGCTCCGACTGGACCAGATGGCAAAGGTGGTTCAGCTTTAGGTCAATCGATCAATCGGACATATCTGATTAATAAGAAAGTGTCCAAAGATAAAGCAATTGGCATTATTAAGTTCTTCGACTGGATGCTGACAGATGATGCGGATAAGTTCTTCACTTACGGTATCGAAGGTGACACTTACAAGACTGAAAACGGCAAAGTGAACTATAAGATTGCTGAGACACCAGACGAGATCAATGTGGAGGAATTCCGTCAGAAAGATCTATGGTTTGTCAAAGACAACACATTTACGAAGTCACTTATATTGAATCCGTTGGGTGCACCTGTCATTGATTTTATGAAAAATACGTTGACCAAAGAAGGTCGGGACTCAATCATCTTTGATCCGCAATTAGATTCCTTAGTGAAAAATCCAGATCTAAATGGCGCATTCCCTCCGCTTCTCGTAGGGCATATGGTCAAAATGATTTACAGTCAAGAACCAATTTCAGATTGGCCGAAAGTAATCGAGGAGTACAAGAAAAAGGGTGGCGATCTCGTTATAAAAGAGGCGACGGACCGTTATAACAAAAAAGAAGGTGTGTACTTACCGCGTAAATAA
- a CDS encoding ABC transporter permease: MARVNEVKVMSLGRTKKRTQVIRSIYRDKYLFMLLLPVIAYYVIFKYGPMLGEVIAFKNYRISDGIWGSQWVGLDQFRRLFSSNDFFQVLRNTLLLNLYSIVFAFPVPIILALMLNEVRKEWYKKLIQNLLYIPHFISWVVLGGIVIALLSPSTGIINYGLVHILGIEPVYFMINKLWWPVAFILSGIWQSAGWGTILYLAAMAGIDPQLYEAAKMDGASRLRQVWNVTLPGIRSTIAILLVLRMGHVMDVGFEHIYALQNDSVLSVSNVISTYVYNYGVKTMQYSYTTALGLFQGVIGLILVVSVNKLVKRMGEDGLW; this comes from the coding sequence ATGGCAAGAGTAAACGAAGTGAAGGTCATGAGCTTGGGAAGAACGAAGAAGCGTACCCAAGTCATCAGAAGTATCTACCGCGATAAATATTTGTTCATGCTGTTGCTGCCGGTCATTGCCTATTATGTCATTTTTAAATATGGCCCGATGCTTGGCGAAGTTATCGCCTTCAAAAACTACCGGATTAGTGACGGCATATGGGGGAGCCAATGGGTCGGACTTGACCAATTTCGCAGATTGTTTAGCAGCAACGATTTCTTTCAAGTACTAAGAAATACGCTGCTACTCAATCTGTACAGCATTGTTTTCGCTTTTCCAGTACCGATCATCCTAGCCTTAATGCTGAATGAAGTACGGAAAGAATGGTACAAAAAGCTCATCCAGAACCTGCTCTACATCCCGCATTTTATATCGTGGGTCGTGCTTGGCGGTATAGTCATAGCCCTGCTCTCACCGAGCACTGGTATTATCAACTATGGGCTTGTACACATCTTAGGCATAGAGCCTGTCTATTTCATGATTAACAAGCTGTGGTGGCCAGTGGCCTTCATTTTATCGGGCATTTGGCAGAGCGCCGGATGGGGGACGATTCTTTACTTGGCGGCGATGGCTGGCATTGATCCACAACTTTATGAAGCAGCAAAAATGGATGGAGCAAGTCGATTACGCCAAGTCTGGAACGTAACCCTGCCGGGTATACGTAGTACCATTGCGATTCTATTGGTACTGCGCATGGGACACGTCATGGACGTTGGATTCGAGCATATCTATGCGCTGCAGAACGATTCCGTTCTTTCAGTTTCAAATGTCATCAGTACGTATGTCTACAATTACGGGGTCAAAACGATGCAGTACAGCTATACAACCGCGCTAGGATTGTTCCAAGGCGTAATTGGGCTCATCTTGGTAGTAAGTGTCAATAAACTTGTAAAACGCATGGGAGAAGATGGCTTATGGTAG